A single window of Flavobacterium sp. 140616W15 DNA harbors:
- a CDS encoding bifunctional riboflavin kinase/FAD synthetase: MKLFHSINDFRSTKKTILTLGTFDGVHIGHKKILEKITQNTQDGKYESLVLTFFPHPRMVLQEKSEIKLLNTIAEKTNLLEKTGIENLVIHPFNESFSRLTAEEFVSSILVDQFHIQKIIIGHDHRFGRNRTADINDLIAFGEQYGFEVEQISAQEIKDVSVSSTKIRKALTEGDMNLANEYLDYEYFLTGTVVKGKQLGRTIGFPTANLKIEEEYKLIPKNGVYIVKSTINEKEVYGMMNIGLNPTVGGQSQSIEIHFLDFNQDIYDLEIAVSLLQYIREEQKFGSVTLLKEQLEDDKKTTLDFINKL, encoded by the coding sequence TTGAAGCTCTTTCATTCTATAAACGATTTTCGATCTACCAAGAAAACAATATTAACTCTTGGCACCTTTGATGGTGTTCATATCGGCCATAAAAAAATACTTGAAAAGATTACTCAAAATACCCAAGACGGAAAATATGAGAGTTTAGTTCTTACTTTTTTTCCTCATCCAAGAATGGTTTTACAAGAGAAATCAGAAATAAAGTTACTGAATACTATTGCTGAGAAAACAAACTTACTAGAGAAAACAGGAATAGAAAATCTTGTAATTCACCCTTTTAACGAAAGCTTTTCAAGATTAACTGCCGAAGAGTTTGTAAGTTCAATTTTAGTAGATCAATTTCATATCCAGAAAATAATCATCGGTCACGACCATCGTTTTGGAAGAAACAGAACTGCTGACATTAATGATCTAATAGCCTTTGGTGAGCAATATGGCTTTGAAGTAGAGCAAATTTCAGCACAAGAGATAAAAGATGTATCTGTAAGTTCTACAAAAATAAGAAAAGCATTAACCGAAGGCGACATGAATTTGGCTAATGAATATTTAGATTATGAGTATTTCTTGACTGGTACTGTTGTAAAAGGAAAACAATTAGGCAGAACCATTGGCTTTCCAACAGCTAATCTTAAAATTGAAGAGGAATACAAGTTAATTCCTAAAAATGGAGTTTATATTGTAAAATCTACAATTAATGAAAAAGAAGTTTATGGGATGATGAATATTGGCCTTAACCCAACTGTAGGCGGTCAATCTCAATCTATTGAAATTCATTTCTTAGATTTTAATCAAGATATTTACGATTTAGAAATTGCCGTTTCATTATTACAATATATTCGTGAAGAACAGAAATTCGGTTCTGTAACTCTTTTAAAAGAACAATTAGAAGACGATAAAAAAACAACTTTAGATTTTATAAATAAATTATAA
- a CDS encoding reprolysin-like metallopeptidase, whose product MKKTILLLLIALCSVQIQAQSNEMWEKVSQSSTTERGNLNSQDREKIIYKLNEAFLKEKLSGTLLKADKKNTVEITIPNIDGVFEKYTVWESSNFDAQLQAKYPDIRAYEGISSKDKKERIHFSVSPAGIQTMVLRADNASEFIESVDANTDEYILFTAKNRGKGSLPLTCNTKEVALNQDLKDKTAKITANNKVFKTLRLALSCTGEYAAFYGGTQQSALEGMNATMTRVNGVFNKDLSLKLILIANNDILIYTNATTDPYSDASVGVKGAWKQELQTNLTNSIGENTYDIGHLFGASGGGGDAGCIGCVCVDSMKGRGFTSPADRKPQGDNFDIDFVAHEMGHQLGANHTYSYDIERTGVNVEPGSGTTIMGYAGVIEAEEFNIQDHSDDYFAYASILQIQNNLARKSCPVSTPLINNPPTIDAGADYTIPFSTAFVLKGTGSNSNGGTITYCWEQNDSATSSSGGFSVAKPDKSDGPLFRSFSPVSTPIRYMPSLDIVLSGNLRSTWESVPSIGRTLHFTLTGRDNGASGTAQTNTDEMIVNVNGNVGPFVVTSQNTDNTAWLHGTSQIITWDVAKTNTLAGSTNVNVKLSTDGGLTFPIVLIANTPNDGSQTITVPVDITATNCRILIEPTDNIYYAVNSKSFAIGYRVESSCVSYPVNAGFAIPNAASYTTRTITVPGDLGTISDVNVSVGLTHARFSDVEMQLVNPQGTIVRLFNKNCTDGAGSLVLKYDDIGEVLNCSKTTLQAITPTDLLSGFNSQDPQGTWTLKVRDAYVERDGKLDSASIEICTKKYTLQTEVIVEIKEFTVSPNPNKGDFDIAFRSESNEGVRVFIYNSLGKEVYKNTFESMANFKQNIQLKNQVAPGVYFLAVYEGDRKMVKKVVFE is encoded by the coding sequence ATGAAAAAAACTATACTTCTTTTGTTAATTGCACTTTGTTCAGTTCAAATTCAGGCACAAAGTAATGAAATGTGGGAAAAAGTTAGTCAAAGTTCAACTACAGAGAGGGGGAATTTGAATTCTCAAGATAGAGAAAAGATTATTTATAAGTTGAATGAAGCTTTTTTAAAAGAAAAACTTTCAGGTACATTGCTTAAAGCAGATAAGAAAAATACAGTCGAAATTACTATTCCTAATATAGATGGAGTTTTTGAAAAATATACCGTTTGGGAATCTTCTAATTTTGATGCCCAATTGCAGGCTAAATACCCAGATATTAGAGCTTATGAAGGAATAAGTAGTAAAGATAAAAAAGAAAGAATACACTTTAGTGTTTCGCCAGCAGGAATTCAAACAATGGTTTTAAGAGCAGATAATGCATCTGAATTTATTGAGTCAGTCGATGCAAATACTGATGAATATATTTTGTTTACTGCCAAAAATAGAGGAAAAGGAAGTTTACCATTAACATGTAATACAAAAGAGGTAGCGCTAAATCAAGATTTAAAAGATAAAACAGCTAAAATAACAGCTAATAATAAAGTATTTAAAACATTGCGATTGGCATTGTCTTGTACAGGTGAATATGCTGCCTTTTATGGTGGTACACAACAAAGTGCATTAGAAGGAATGAATGCTACAATGACGAGAGTTAATGGAGTCTTTAATAAAGATCTGTCTCTAAAATTAATTCTAATTGCAAATAATGACATTCTTATATATACAAATGCTACTACAGATCCTTATTCAGACGCTTCAGTAGGAGTTAAAGGTGCATGGAAGCAAGAGCTTCAGACTAATTTAACGAATAGTATTGGCGAAAACACTTATGATATAGGTCATTTATTTGGTGCATCAGGAGGTGGAGGTGACGCTGGATGCATAGGTTGTGTTTGTGTAGATTCGATGAAAGGAAGGGGTTTTACTTCTCCAGCAGATAGAAAACCACAAGGAGATAATTTTGATATTGATTTTGTGGCACACGAAATGGGCCACCAATTGGGAGCAAACCATACCTATTCATACGATATTGAACGCACTGGTGTAAATGTAGAACCTGGGAGCGGTACTACAATTATGGGATATGCAGGGGTAATAGAAGCAGAAGAGTTTAATATTCAAGATCATTCAGATGACTATTTTGCTTATGCTAGTATTTTACAGATTCAGAATAACTTAGCTAGAAAATCATGCCCAGTAAGTACACCATTAATAAACAACCCACCTACGATTGATGCAGGGGCTGATTATACAATTCCATTTAGTACGGCTTTTGTACTAAAAGGAACTGGATCAAATAGCAATGGGGGTACAATTACCTATTGTTGGGAACAAAATGATTCTGCGACATCATCATCAGGAGGTTTTAGTGTTGCCAAGCCTGATAAATCAGATGGACCTTTGTTCAGGTCTTTTTCTCCTGTAAGTACGCCTATTCGATATATGCCAAGTTTAGACATCGTTCTTTCAGGAAATTTAAGAAGTACTTGGGAGTCAGTTCCGTCAATTGGCAGAACATTGCATTTTACATTAACAGGTCGCGATAATGGGGCTTCAGGGACAGCACAAACAAATACAGACGAAATGATTGTTAATGTAAATGGTAACGTAGGTCCATTTGTAGTAACATCTCAAAATACAGATAATACCGCTTGGCTACATGGAACGAGTCAGATAATTACTTGGGATGTGGCTAAAACCAATACTTTGGCAGGTTCTACAAATGTAAATGTAAAACTCTCTACAGATGGAGGTTTGACATTTCCGATTGTCTTAATAGCAAATACACCAAATGATGGCTCTCAAACGATTACTGTTCCAGTAGATATAACAGCTACAAATTGCAGAATTTTAATAGAGCCTACGGATAATATTTATTATGCAGTAAATAGTAAATCATTTGCAATTGGATATAGAGTTGAATCTTCATGTGTTTCATATCCTGTTAATGCTGGATTTGCAATTCCTAATGCAGCATCATATACAACAAGAACAATAACTGTTCCTGGAGATTTAGGAACTATTTCGGATGTAAATGTTTCTGTAGGATTAACACACGCAAGATTTTCAGATGTCGAAATGCAATTAGTAAATCCTCAAGGAACAATAGTACGATTATTTAATAAAAATTGTACAGATGGAGCAGGAAGTTTAGTGCTAAAATATGATGATATAGGAGAGGTTTTAAATTGCTCGAAAACAACTTTACAAGCAATAACACCAACAGATTTATTAAGTGGCTTTAATAGTCAAGATCCACAAGGAACTTGGACATTAAAAGTTAGAGATGCATATGTAGAGAGAGATGGTAAACTAGATTCTGCTTCGATTGAAATTTGTACAAAAAAATATACTTTACAAACAGAAGTTATTGTTGAAATAAAAGAGTTTACAGTTTCGCCTAATCCTAATAAAGGAGATTTTGATATTGCTTTTAGAAGTGAATCAAATGAAGGAGTTAGGGTTTTTATTTATAATAGTTTAGGAAAAGAAGTATATAAGAATACATTTGAAAGTATGGCAAACTTTAAGCAAAACATTCAGTTGAAAAATCAAGTAGCTCCAGGAGTTTATTTTCTAGCTGTTTATGAAGGGGATAGAAAAATGGTAAAAAAGGTTGTTTTCGAATAG
- a CDS encoding helix-turn-helix domain-containing protein, protein MNKVGTRIRKIREQRGLSQDNIATELGITQPSYARLEKKDDRISITRIISIANILKTTVSELINEKVENAITQQNSETPQAYVDNISQADKEHIKTLKDEIIFLRKLVEIK, encoded by the coding sequence ATGAATAAAGTTGGTACTAGAATTAGAAAAATACGAGAGCAAAGAGGGCTTTCTCAAGATAATATAGCTACAGAATTAGGTATAACACAACCTTCATATGCTAGATTAGAAAAAAAAGATGATCGAATTAGTATAACTCGAATAATTAGTATTGCAAATATATTAAAGACTACAGTTTCAGAATTAATAAATGAAAAAGTAGAAAATGCAATAACCCAACAAAATAGCGAAACCCCACAAGCTTATGTTGATAATATCTCTCAAGCTGACAAAGAGCATATTAAAACTTTAAAAGATGAAATTATATTTTTACGTAAATTAGTAGAAATAAAGTGA
- the lanM gene encoding type 2 lanthipeptide synthetase LanM: MFKFNLDECVDISSIEADYFYAIYQINEFIDIELSKRILKLEFCIESKIDFKTSILNQTILFLKDNFLSFVLVHEYEIAKKGSVLIGITEEDIFKDFILLTASQEWLEYFFEKYPIIQSRIEKFVNQAIDYFDYFFTKIVNDYSRFDLHFGIKGKIRDVKLFLGDLHNGNKYVFRIDFLTKASLFFKPRNFLNESFFGKVVDFYNQLDTVDFILPKSLSTNDYCWVSQLEYKNNFVTNQEIDEFYINQGKLLFIFHLLGTVDIIPDNLIISNNKPGYFDLECLIARPKYLVKESVIYMFEESVMKIGMLPDWMMNNNFERDVLSSTFFELNNQRIKSKAWKKKESNFEYVDSFESFSREEDKHLPKINNKYIELNEDLLKNVLNGFTSFYNLTIKNKALLKDFFLTNSNFSNHKFRILFHPTSIYSLLYREINIPENLQNSTVIDSVIETLVGITKTDNYFVEDKELIQSIKNQIYNLDIPYYWTDSNGILYDGNNEIITNDWEFNPMEFIIDRLEILNNSNLKFQLQIIQKSCDFALEMKGLYTGKGSFLNAEDAIFFNENNSNKIDAVKLKLLNSAIKIGDTLNNTLFEIDNKINWISKVRDPADGRYGVLPLNYDLYDGQSGVGLFYLYLYKYAKKTIYKENALKIYNQIDGATISMIKSGYYDNVSEDYLNNFSISPYSHPMSFVYLSIHVKEVLGEKYIHWSTIDLIFDQIKLILPQVKNCDYLLGLSGLVDFLLNMKKEITIEKLITKIDDIVRICLIIISEEAHVKSDYASWVFYDAGTEDKNKLGGFSHGTAGISYVLFKSMFFIEDESIKSIANQALNFDRSFYDEKINGWLDRRDLGETFDSTAWCHGSGGVGLGRLLTKQFYNDDILSKEINIAKNNLVKNGFLGNQCICHGDFGNLEILKGLSNKHENDSFIWDYLDKLCDDFSLNKKFNCGDGGQIELLGLFMGYSGFGYQMLRFYDWKNTPSVLCLETPNTLNYELHEK, encoded by the coding sequence ATGTTTAAATTTAATTTAGATGAGTGTGTCGACATAAGTTCTATTGAGGCCGATTATTTTTATGCCATATATCAAATAAATGAATTCATAGATATTGAACTGTCAAAAAGAATATTAAAATTAGAATTTTGTATAGAAAGTAAAATTGATTTTAAAACAAGTATTCTAAATCAAACAATTCTTTTCCTTAAAGATAATTTTTTATCTTTTGTTTTAGTTCATGAATATGAAATAGCTAAAAAAGGAAGTGTTCTGATTGGAATCACTGAAGAAGATATTTTTAAAGATTTTATTTTATTAACCGCAAGTCAAGAATGGTTAGAATATTTTTTTGAAAAGTATCCAATAATTCAATCAAGAATAGAAAAATTTGTAAATCAGGCAATTGATTATTTTGATTATTTTTTTACTAAAATTGTTAATGATTATTCTCGTTTCGATTTACATTTTGGAATAAAGGGTAAGATAAGGGATGTAAAATTATTCTTAGGTGATTTACATAACGGTAACAAGTATGTTTTTCGAATTGATTTTTTAACAAAAGCATCTTTATTTTTTAAACCAAGAAATTTTTTAAATGAATCTTTTTTTGGAAAAGTAGTTGATTTTTACAATCAATTAGATACAGTCGATTTTATACTTCCAAAATCATTATCAACAAATGATTATTGTTGGGTAAGCCAACTTGAGTACAAAAATAATTTTGTGACAAACCAAGAGATAGATGAGTTTTATATTAATCAGGGAAAGTTACTCTTTATCTTCCACTTATTAGGAACTGTTGATATTATTCCAGATAATTTAATTATATCTAATAATAAACCTGGATACTTTGATTTGGAATGTTTAATTGCAAGGCCCAAATACTTAGTAAAAGAAAGTGTTATCTATATGTTTGAGGAAAGTGTTATGAAAATTGGGATGTTGCCTGATTGGATGATGAATAATAATTTTGAAAGGGATGTTTTATCTTCTACGTTTTTTGAACTTAATAATCAAAGAATAAAGTCTAAAGCTTGGAAGAAAAAGGAGTCAAATTTTGAATATGTAGACTCTTTCGAATCTTTTTCAAGAGAAGAAGACAAACATTTGCCAAAAATAAATAACAAGTACATTGAATTAAATGAAGACTTACTTAAAAATGTATTAAATGGTTTTACAAGTTTTTATAATTTGACAATTAAAAATAAGGCATTACTAAAAGATTTTTTTTTAACAAATTCAAATTTTTCCAATCATAAGTTTCGAATTCTTTTTCATCCTACCTCAATATATTCATTATTGTATAGGGAGATAAATATTCCTGAAAATTTACAAAATTCAACAGTCATTGATTCTGTTATTGAGACTCTTGTTGGAATTACCAAAACAGATAATTACTTTGTTGAAGATAAGGAATTAATTCAATCTATTAAAAATCAAATATATAATCTTGATATCCCCTATTATTGGACTGATTCAAATGGAATTTTATATGATGGTAATAATGAAATTATTACTAATGATTGGGAGTTTAATCCTATGGAATTTATTATTGATCGATTAGAAATTTTAAATAATTCTAATTTAAAATTTCAATTACAAATAATTCAGAAATCCTGTGATTTTGCATTGGAAATGAAAGGATTATATACTGGTAAAGGTAGTTTTTTAAATGCAGAAGATGCTATCTTTTTTAATGAAAACAATAGTAATAAAATTGATGCTGTAAAATTAAAATTATTAAATTCAGCTATAAAAATTGGAGACACCCTAAATAATACTCTTTTTGAAATAGATAACAAAATTAATTGGATTTCTAAAGTTAGAGACCCAGCAGATGGTAGATATGGTGTTTTACCACTTAATTATGATTTATATGATGGACAATCTGGTGTTGGATTGTTTTATCTGTATTTATATAAGTATGCTAAAAAAACTATTTATAAGGAAAATGCTCTAAAGATATATAATCAAATAGACGGTGCTACAATTTCTATGATTAAAAGTGGATATTATGATAATGTCTCTGAAGATTATTTAAATAATTTTTCAATTTCTCCCTATTCACACCCTATGAGTTTCGTTTATTTAAGCATTCATGTGAAAGAGGTGTTAGGAGAGAAATATATTCATTGGTCTACTATAGATTTAATTTTTGATCAAATTAAATTAATCTTACCACAAGTAAAAAATTGTGACTATCTTCTAGGTTTGTCAGGATTAGTAGATTTTTTATTGAATATGAAGAAAGAAATTACAATAGAAAAATTAATAACCAAAATTGATGATATTGTTAGGATTTGTTTAATTATTATTTCAGAAGAGGCACATGTAAAATCAGATTATGCATCGTGGGTCTTTTATGATGCTGGAACAGAGGATAAAAACAAACTAGGAGGTTTCTCACATGGAACTGCAGGTATATCTTATGTTCTTTTTAAATCAATGTTTTTTATAGAAGATGAAAGTATAAAAAGTATTGCAAATCAGGCATTAAATTTCGACAGGAGTTTTTATGATGAAAAAATTAATGGTTGGCTAGATCGTAGAGATTTGGGTGAAACTTTTGATTCGACTGCTTGGTGTCATGGTTCTGGGGGTGTAGGATTAGGACGGTTATTGACAAAGCAATTCTATAATGATGACATCCTTAGTAAAGAAATTAATATTGCAAAGAACAATCTCGTTAAAAATGGGTTTTTAGGAAATCAATGTATTTGTCATGGTGATTTTGGTAATCTTGAAATTTTAAAAGGGTTGAGTAATAAACATGAAAATGACAGTTTTATTTGGGACTATTTAGATAAATTATGTGATGATTTTAGTCTAAATAAAAAATTTAATTGTGGCGATGGTGGGCAAATAGAATTGTTAGGATTGTTTATGGGTTATAGTGGCTTTGGATATCAAATGTTGCGATTTTATGATTGGAAAAATACCCCAAGTGTGTTATGTTTAGAAACTCCAAATACTTTAAATTATGAATTGCATGAAAAATAG
- a CDS encoding ComF family protein, whose amino-acid sequence MANEIIICTICRHEMPLTQYYLNPKNEASKKFYGKIEVEHVSAFLYFNKKGIVQELIHNLKYKGHQNIGTLLGQWHVEDLKELKLATPFDVIIPVPLHRKKFNERGYNQVTTFGLALSEGLNIDYNDSILIRTRYSKTQSKKNLLGRSEGLSEIFDVCFTDNEHNKHFLLIDDVITTGATLEACSRALQKIPGIKISIVCMAMAHS is encoded by the coding sequence ATGGCAAATGAAATTATTATTTGCACGATTTGCAGACATGAAATGCCTTTGACTCAATATTATTTAAATCCAAAAAATGAAGCTTCTAAAAAATTTTATGGAAAAATTGAAGTCGAACATGTTTCTGCTTTTCTTTATTTCAATAAAAAGGGGATTGTACAGGAACTCATTCATAATTTAAAATACAAAGGGCATCAAAATATAGGTACCCTACTTGGACAATGGCATGTTGAAGATTTAAAAGAATTAAAACTAGCTACACCTTTTGATGTAATAATACCTGTTCCGTTACATCGAAAAAAATTCAACGAAAGAGGCTACAATCAAGTAACTACTTTTGGGCTTGCTCTTTCAGAAGGTTTAAACATAGATTATAATGACTCTATTTTAATTAGAACCAGATATTCTAAAACTCAATCTAAAAAAAATCTTTTGGGAAGATCCGAAGGACTTTCAGAAATATTTGACGTTTGCTTTACAGACAACGAACACAACAAACATTTTCTGCTTATTGATGATGTAATTACAACAGGAGCTACTCTAGAAGCTTGTTCTCGCGCATTGCAGAAAATTCCTGGTATAAAAATTAGTATCGTTTGTATGGCAATGGCGCATTCTTAA
- a CDS encoding glycine--tRNA ligase has translation MAKQDDLFKNVVSHAKEYGFIFPSSEIYDGLSAVYDYAQNGVELKKNIREYWWKSMVQMNENIVGLDAAILMHPTTWKASGHVDAFNDPLIDNKDSKKRYRADVLVEDYAEKLNLKAKKEIEKASARFGDAFNEQEFVTTNARVIEYLAKEKEIRERLGRSLGNGDLEDVKALIEELEIADPETGSRNWTDVKQFNLMFGTKLGASAESAMDLYLRPETAQGIFVNFLNVQKSGRMKVPFGIAQTGKAFRNEIVARQFIFRMREFEQMEMQFFVRPGEEMQWYEHWKTTRLNWHLSLGLGKENYRFHDHEKLAHYANAAADIEFNFPFGFKELEGIHSRTDFDLKAHEQFSGRKLQYFDAELNQNYVPYVVETSVGLDRMFLAVFATSLKEETLEDGSTRTVLKLPAVLAPTKAAVLPLVKKDGLPEISKKIIEDLKWDFNVSYDEKDAVGRRYRRQDALGTPFCITVDHQTIEDQTVTIRHRDTMKQDRVAIADLRSIIEDEVSMKNWLMKM, from the coding sequence ATGGCAAAACAAGACGATTTATTTAAGAATGTAGTTTCGCACGCAAAAGAGTACGGATTTATTTTTCCGTCAAGCGAAATATACGATGGTTTAAGTGCAGTATATGATTATGCGCAAAACGGAGTAGAATTAAAGAAAAATATCCGTGAATATTGGTGGAAATCAATGGTTCAGATGAACGAAAATATTGTAGGTTTAGATGCTGCAATATTAATGCATCCAACAACTTGGAAAGCTTCAGGCCACGTTGATGCCTTTAATGATCCATTAATCGATAATAAAGATTCTAAAAAAAGATATAGAGCTGATGTTCTAGTAGAAGATTATGCTGAAAAACTAAATCTAAAAGCTAAAAAAGAAATTGAAAAAGCGAGTGCTCGTTTTGGAGATGCATTCAATGAGCAGGAATTTGTAACTACAAATGCCAGAGTAATTGAATATTTAGCAAAAGAAAAAGAAATTAGAGAACGTCTGGGACGCTCTTTAGGTAATGGAGATTTAGAAGATGTTAAAGCTTTAATCGAAGAACTAGAAATTGCAGATCCAGAAACTGGATCTAGAAACTGGACAGATGTAAAGCAATTCAATTTAATGTTTGGTACTAAATTAGGAGCATCTGCAGAATCTGCAATGGATTTATATTTACGCCCAGAAACAGCTCAAGGTATTTTTGTGAATTTCTTGAATGTACAAAAATCAGGACGAATGAAAGTTCCTTTTGGTATTGCACAAACAGGGAAAGCGTTTAGAAATGAAATCGTTGCAAGACAATTTATTTTCCGTATGCGTGAGTTTGAACAAATGGAAATGCAATTTTTTGTACGTCCAGGAGAAGAAATGCAATGGTACGAACACTGGAAAACAACACGTTTAAACTGGCATTTGTCTTTAGGATTAGGAAAAGAAAATTACCGTTTTCACGATCACGAAAAATTAGCGCATTATGCTAATGCTGCTGCCGATATCGAGTTTAATTTTCCTTTTGGATTCAAAGAATTAGAAGGAATTCATTCTCGAACTGATTTTGATTTGAAAGCACATGAACAATTTTCTGGTAGAAAATTACAATATTTTGATGCTGAATTGAATCAAAATTATGTTCCTTATGTTGTAGAAACTTCAGTAGGACTAGATAGAATGTTCTTGGCAGTTTTTGCTACTTCGTTAAAAGAAGAAACATTAGAAGATGGTTCAACAAGAACAGTATTAAAATTACCAGCAGTTCTAGCGCCAACTAAAGCAGCCGTTTTACCATTGGTAAAAAAAGATGGATTGCCTGAAATCTCCAAAAAAATAATTGAAGATTTAAAATGGGATTTCAATGTTTCTTATGATGAAAAAGATGCAGTAGGAAGACGTTATAGAAGACAAGATGCTTTGGGAACTCCTTTCTGTATTACTGTAGATCATCAAACTATCGAAGATCAAACAGTAACCATTCGTCATAGAGATACGATGAAACAAGATCGTGTTGCTATAGCCGATTTGAGATCGATTATAGAAGACGAAGTATCAATGAAAAACTGGTTGATGAAAATGTAA
- a CDS encoding LytTR family DNA-binding domain-containing protein, producing the protein MKNYLYIIIDDSQESVLRTKEVADSFSELIFVASANTYKQGLNLVLEHNPNLIFLEIDPDDKTSNLSLVFINELYHYLKIIPKIIITTTKKEFAFDAIKYGVMDYLLKPIKRADLLKTMLKLDLPNHEVNLISNETVPNYKGALQADAIGLQKNNQGLVLCVKSYGDYRYIQAKDITYIQADNNSTDIYLNTGEMITAFKTLKYFEAILLHPFIRIHNSYIINRNHIARIHTGNSVCYIKHSTKKLPFSKTYKRNVEIIITEFANGNYIEV; encoded by the coding sequence TTGAAAAATTATTTATACATTATTATTGATGATAGTCAAGAAAGTGTTTTGAGAACCAAGGAAGTAGCCGATAGTTTTTCAGAACTAATTTTTGTTGCTAGTGCAAATACATATAAGCAAGGATTGAATTTAGTTTTAGAACATAATCCGAATCTAATATTTCTTGAAATTGATCCCGATGATAAGACAAGTAATCTATCATTAGTATTTATTAATGAATTATATCATTATTTAAAAATTATTCCTAAAATTATAATTACGACAACTAAAAAAGAATTTGCATTTGATGCAATTAAGTATGGAGTAATGGATTATTTGCTAAAGCCTATAAAACGTGCAGATTTGCTTAAAACTATGTTGAAATTAGACCTGCCTAATCATGAGGTAAATTTGATTAGTAATGAAACCGTTCCAAATTATAAAGGAGCTCTCCAGGCAGATGCAATAGGACTACAAAAAAATAATCAAGGGTTAGTACTATGTGTTAAATCATATGGAGATTATCGTTATATACAAGCAAAAGATATTACCTATATCCAAGCAGATAATAATTCGACGGATATTTATTTAAATACAGGTGAAATGATAACAGCTTTTAAAACTTTGAAATATTTTGAAGCAATTTTATTACACCCATTTATACGCATTCACAACAGTTATATTATTAACAGAAACCATATTGCGAGAATACATACTGGGAACTCAGTGTGTTACATAAAACACTCTACAAAAAAGCTTCCGTTTTCGAAGACTTATAAAAGAAATGTAGAGATAATAATTACCGAATTTGCTAATGGGAACTATATAGAAGTCTAA